The following proteins come from a genomic window of Geomonas sp. RF6:
- a CDS encoding tRNA (cytidine(34)-2'-O)-methyltransferase gives MDIPFHIVLVEPQIPPNTGNIARLCGATRTVLHLVGELGFSTDDRYLKRAGLDYWSEVDIRYWDSLEALGAAFPDARFIYTSTKARQSYHHMQYEKGDFIVFGKETQGLPEHLIAENPDHSVRIPILGKVRSLNLSTATGIILYEALRQTGALEEG, from the coding sequence ATGGACATCCCCTTTCACATAGTACTCGTAGAACCGCAGATCCCCCCCAACACCGGCAATATCGCCAGGCTCTGCGGCGCCACCCGCACCGTGTTGCACCTGGTGGGTGAACTCGGCTTCTCCACCGACGACCGGTACCTCAAGAGGGCCGGCCTCGACTACTGGAGCGAGGTGGACATCCGCTACTGGGACTCCCTGGAGGCGCTGGGCGCCGCCTTCCCCGACGCGCGCTTCATCTACACCAGCACGAAGGCGCGCCAGAGCTACCACCACATGCAGTATGAGAAAGGGGACTTCATCGTCTTTGGGAAGGAAACCCAGGGGCTTCCCGAGCACCTCATCGCGGAGAATCCGGACCACTCGGTGCGCATCCCCATCCTCGGCAAGGTCCGCAGCCTCAATCTCTCCACCGCTACCGGCATCATCCTTTACGAGGCGCTGCGCCAGACCGGCGCCCTGGAAGAGGGCTAG